Sequence from the Osmia bicornis bicornis chromosome 13, iOsmBic2.1, whole genome shotgun sequence genome:
TACAATAAAACACACACTCTGCTCGCAGATTAtacttaatatattaatatcaCGTTAATGGTtctatatattgtatatgtaaacttaatacttacaatcttcttcttcttcttcttcttttcatttgcatCCAGATGTCTTgttgctctattttaatagaggCAGCCTCTGACatgcaatatttattacagcctctgtaataaatattttcattaacaattatttacatatgctataaaaagtatataagAGTTATTACCAAATAAGTTTAATGTTGGAACTGCTGATGTTAATCTTTTCCTcatgaagtatttttctttaaagtagcTGCCACACATCACCTAGAATCTCAGTTTTTAGGTGGAAGCACCGACTTTGGGTTGTCACATACTTCCACTCACTGCGCCatcctcttcttatcctttctctcttgGAGGAAGAAGAACATCTTGCTGTTTTCGTTAATACACCCTCTGATGCTGCATATTTTCTTCCTCGTGTtttaaagatacattttaataattaaaattaaatatattactaaaaCAGTAATATAAACAGTTAATGCTTtcagtaataattttaaaaaattctgtacttaatttctatcttctcctcctgttgctgcatctcatcagtagaagttattgaaaaacctaaaaacctagaaaaaatttcaaaaaatatctttttaaataataataatagcaatagtaataataatagtagtaataataataatagtaataattataataatggaaTTGACGAACCTGGAAATTCTGTCACCCACTGTGCGCCATATTTCTTCagtctctttaaattttgaaacaattaaaaaacgcggcgacaaatttcgcgggaacatgacgtcacgatatctttagttgtgtgttaaaatcagtgatacaagCTAGGCATGCAGAGTGTAGGGACCTACTTGTAGCGCGCAGGCGCCCGATCAGTATTACCAACTCCGTTCGATCAGGTAGTAAAAAAAACGACGCTGAAGCGCTCTGCTCGCGGCGCGGGTTTTAATAAAACACACTTTGCGTTTAAGAATAAATGGAGtttgaatttctttattatttttgactttATTCTTTCCAGAAATTGAATCAAGAcgggttgaagctttgaatcgttctgagcttggcggtgaagatcttcgatcgatgttggctgccatcccctcctcgctggatcctgaattctccctcaggatcattcCTGGTCCAATGGTGGTGGGGCCCATCCCTGTCCGGAGGCGGTCCCTCTCCCTGGCCAAAGAGTAAGTATAataaaggctggttcagacacggctagtagtttagtcgagtggcgagtagtttagtgtatggacactagagtttagtcgagtagtttagtaaaacggtttagtcgagtcgatccgtttcattggattttgctggtcgagtaggcttctcccaccactaactagccttcgggacagacctgtccggacgcatttctttagtcaagggtatatcttgaactcttgattttcaaagctcaactgtactagtccggacacttttctatgcactaaacggtttagtagtaagtagctactccccactcgactaaattactagccgtgtctgaaccagccttaagAGGCGACACTCTGAGAGAGAAACTACTTGTAGAGTGAGACAAAGTGATCCTACCCATTTAAAGGGCCATTCGGCAATCTTCGGTTTTGACCGTGAACAGTCGTGAGCGCGCGACAAGTTTGTACTGTGGATTCGCGTACATAACCTATATTGTGGAAACTTCTTTGTTAGAATGCTCCAAAAAGCAAGAGTTTATGGCATTTCAGACCGTCCTGAACCGGGAATTTCCGTACTTACCTGGCAGGTACCAGGTAGATACGAAGTGCACTGTGGCTTGGTCATTTCTGTTGGAAACGTACAACCGTGAGGTTTGTATATTTATCAGATATCGTTTCTTGTTCTACGATTTTGTTCCGTTTTCTACTTTCTGCTGTGTGTTTTCTGCTTTGtgctttctattttctattttctattttctggtttctgttttctgttttctgttttttgtttgcagcattttttaaatatcaacaTGAGTGCTCCAAAACGAAGTGGAGTTTCATGCTCTTACAAAAATTGTACAGCAAGATTCAATCGAGGAGGGGAAGGAGTACATTTTTTTAGATTTCTTAAGAATGGAGACTTGTAAGTATTATAAAGTCATATGTGTGTAACAATATAAGAACTTAGGTACTATAGAAACATAAATCTTGGAACAATAACATGCTTCaagtatatatatttatatcattatGTTCTTTAGATGCAAGCTCTGGCTTCAGGCATGTGGTAGAGAAGATCTTCCGTCTTTGGAATATCAACACTACCACAAGACCCGCAGAGTATGTAGTAACCATTTCGAAAAGAAAATGTACATGGGTCCTTCCAAGTCCAGGTTATTACCAACAGCAGTTCCAAAGCAGATTGAGTCTGGTATGAA
This genomic interval carries:
- the LOC114882025 gene encoding uncharacterized protein LOC114882025 codes for the protein MAFQTVLNREFPYLPGRYQVDTKCTVAWSFLLETYNREHFLNINMSAPKRSGVSCSYKNCTARFNRGGEGVHFFRFLKNGDLCKLWLQACGREDLPSLEYQHYHKTRRVCSNHFEKKMYMGPSKSRLLPTAVPKQIESDTNIQEESGNNPEFQPPAKIRVVDIAAISGPSHQGNITSIGFDACSDASIDICRDTEAA